Proteins encoded together in one Pseudomonas sp. TCU-HL1 window:
- the pnuC gene encoding nicotinamide riboside transporter PnuC codes for MSPLELIAASLGALAVWLTVRQNTWCWPIGLVMVLMYSWIFFDVKLYSDMLLQLIYAVLQLYGWWQWTRGGARHDGRQVSRLGGQSLSLGLLGGTAGSLALGYAMANWTDAAAPWWDAALTAFSLVAQFWMAHKRLECWLLWIVVDVLFVVLFLSKDLYLTAALYGLFTLLAIQGWRTWRRGLEPAAA; via the coding sequence GTGTCTCCTCTCGAACTCATAGCCGCCAGCCTGGGCGCGCTGGCCGTATGGCTCACCGTCCGGCAAAACACCTGGTGCTGGCCGATCGGCCTGGTCATGGTGCTGATGTACAGCTGGATCTTCTTCGACGTGAAGCTGTACTCGGACATGCTCCTGCAACTGATCTATGCCGTGCTGCAGCTGTATGGCTGGTGGCAATGGACGCGCGGCGGCGCCCGGCACGACGGCCGCCAGGTCAGTCGGCTGGGCGGGCAGTCACTGAGCCTGGGCCTGTTGGGCGGGACTGCCGGCAGCCTCGCACTGGGTTACGCCATGGCAAACTGGACCGACGCTGCAGCCCCCTGGTGGGACGCGGCACTGACTGCATTCAGCCTGGTCGCCCAGTTCTGGATGGCGCACAAGCGCCTGGAATGCTGGCTGCTCTGGATAGTGGTCGACGTGCTCTTCGTCGTGCTGTTCCTCAGCAAGGACCTGTACCTGACGGCCGCGCTTTATGGACTCTTTACCCTGCTCGCGATTCAGGGCTGGCGCACCTGGCGACGCGGCCTGGAGCCGGCGGCCGCATGA
- a CDS encoding cytochrome c biogenesis CcdA family protein: MVDLSPDALRLAVEAMGYGAVGVGFLAGIVFSTNPVAVAAIPVALAYVAHARAPHEATRLGGLFVLGMLVTHVLLGLIAGLGGRWVGDLMGRAWGLMLGPLLIALGFVWVGWLRLPLPALALRAKRPTGGWGAFALGVPFSLAVCPICTPALLSLLGVVAMVGSPWLGAVVLLAFALGRAVPILLGAWAIHWLEALRTLGPFRRAFDVAAGLTLIATGLYLLNAYYLVIPTLAS, translated from the coding sequence ATGGTTGACCTGTCACCTGATGCATTGCGCCTGGCGGTCGAGGCCATGGGCTATGGCGCGGTCGGAGTCGGCTTTCTAGCGGGCATCGTGTTCAGCACCAATCCTGTCGCCGTGGCCGCTATTCCGGTTGCACTAGCTTATGTCGCCCACGCGCGTGCACCGCACGAGGCAACGCGATTGGGTGGCCTGTTCGTGCTCGGCATGCTCGTCACCCACGTTTTGCTTGGCCTGATCGCCGGACTGGGCGGGCGCTGGGTTGGCGATCTGATGGGCCGAGCATGGGGGCTAATGCTCGGCCCGTTGCTAATCGCACTCGGCTTCGTCTGGGTGGGGTGGCTGAGGCTACCACTGCCGGCGCTCGCATTACGCGCCAAGCGCCCGACAGGCGGCTGGGGTGCGTTTGCGCTCGGAGTGCCATTTTCCCTTGCCGTCTGTCCAATCTGTACCCCGGCTTTGCTCTCGCTACTTGGTGTCGTGGCCATGGTGGGTTCGCCTTGGCTTGGAGCGGTAGTCTTGTTGGCCTTTGCTCTAGGTCGCGCGGTACCCATCCTATTGGGCGCATGGGCTATCCATTGGCTAGAAGCACTCCGCACGCTGGGCCCCTTCAGGCGTGCATTCGACGTGGCCGCCGGTCTAACCCTGATTGCGACGGGTTTGTATCTGCTGAACGCCTACTACCTCGTGATTCCGACGCTGGCCAGTTGA
- a CDS encoding TniB family NTP-binding protein, which yields MPLTAPEIIEAFTQQIVFFPRYRRAYELIQKGIETTTLSKQPACTALWAPVGTGKSTLLEFVKGQYGDETIKTTSEGSFHIVPVIYVSVPAKVTIKDLAKAILDKLHIGVVNGVLEDLSRLVIQNLKICQTKVILLDEFQNFAKPNSAKTAEDAAEWLRGILDATKIPIIVVGLPPKKDQQDFIYSRPVLAARFPYFAELSNLQYSDSAKGELLTVLHGLDKKMYELADLGRGAHLSDPTIYAPLYLACQGNLKWMRLIILGALTDCLSRSPRTLSLEDFSVSYSQIRLDEDLARKDNPFQLGTAKCLKLILEV from the coding sequence ATGCCCCTAACCGCCCCAGAAATAATTGAGGCCTTTACGCAGCAAATTGTCTTCTTTCCTCGCTATCGCAGGGCGTACGAACTTATTCAGAAAGGTATTGAAACCACCACTCTAAGTAAGCAACCGGCCTGCACAGCCCTATGGGCGCCAGTTGGAACAGGAAAATCGACGTTGCTTGAATTTGTAAAAGGACAATATGGTGATGAGACTATCAAAACCACCAGCGAAGGTTCCTTTCACATCGTTCCGGTTATTTATGTATCCGTCCCAGCCAAAGTCACCATCAAGGATCTTGCCAAGGCCATCCTCGACAAATTGCATATCGGAGTTGTTAATGGAGTCTTGGAAGATCTTAGCCGCCTAGTCATTCAAAACTTGAAGATATGCCAAACCAAAGTAATCCTGCTGGACGAATTTCAAAATTTTGCAAAACCAAACTCAGCAAAAACCGCCGAAGATGCTGCTGAGTGGCTGAGGGGGATTCTCGATGCGACCAAGATTCCGATAATAGTCGTCGGCCTCCCTCCCAAAAAAGACCAACAAGACTTCATATACTCAAGACCGGTGCTCGCTGCACGATTTCCCTACTTCGCCGAGCTATCCAATCTTCAATACAGCGACTCGGCGAAAGGCGAACTCCTCACTGTACTACATGGGTTAGACAAGAAAATGTACGAACTGGCCGACTTGGGCAGAGGCGCTCACCTCTCCGACCCAACTATTTATGCACCGTTGTATCTCGCATGCCAGGGAAACCTAAAATGGATGCGCCTTATTATTCTCGGCGCACTCACAGATTGCCTTTCCCGCTCACCTCGCACGCTAAGCCTTGAGGACTTTTCAGTTAGTTATTCGCAAATTCGTCTCGATGAAGATCTAGCCAGAAAAGACAACCCCTTCCAACTAGGAACTGCAAAATGCCTAAAATTAATTCTGGAGGTGTAG
- a CDS encoding glutaredoxin family protein has translation MKIELFYSPGCERCARAKADLRAIAEATVNDVEWREIDVLDALDRAVEVGVLTLPALAIDGTLAFAALPTPTQLRQELLRRVKHG, from the coding sequence ATGAAGATCGAGCTGTTCTACTCGCCGGGTTGTGAACGCTGCGCAAGGGCTAAGGCCGATCTTCGCGCGATAGCCGAAGCCACAGTCAACGATGTCGAGTGGCGCGAAATCGACGTCCTTGACGCGCTCGACCGCGCCGTCGAGGTAGGCGTGCTGACACTGCCCGCACTCGCCATTGATGGCACGCTGGCCTTCGCCGCACTACCAACACCGACGCAGTTGCGCCAAGAGCTGCTCCGGAGGGTCAAGCATGGTTGA
- a CDS encoding DNA-binding protein: MLRGGITKALVYQAQQALLARGARATINAVRAELGNVGSKSTIHRYLKELEDAPIQASPALRDELSGLIGTIADRLVEEAELRAAAERATLAHQARDHGAYRRRSEARIEKLRASNTSLSAQLLATQQTTEQLRELCQTGALERTRLEQRLRDQQELLDERAGRLASLETELERVHAAQSYSQQVSQDQYEHSRQHYETRIQGLQIELARLTRENERLRSESRSADTAVREEPPR; encoded by the coding sequence ATGTTACGCGGGGGTATCACCAAAGCCCTGGTCTACCAGGCGCAGCAGGCGCTGCTCGCCAGGGGAGCGCGCGCGACCATCAATGCGGTGCGTGCCGAGCTCGGTAATGTCGGCTCCAAATCGACCATCCACCGCTACCTGAAAGAACTCGAAGACGCGCCGATCCAGGCTTCTCCAGCCCTGCGCGACGAACTCAGCGGACTGATTGGTACGATTGCGGACCGCCTAGTCGAGGAAGCCGAGCTACGCGCGGCTGCGGAACGAGCAACGCTCGCTCATCAAGCACGGGACCATGGGGCGTACCGCCGTCGTAGTGAGGCGCGGATTGAGAAATTGCGGGCGAGTAACACCAGCCTGTCCGCGCAACTCTTGGCGACTCAGCAGACGACAGAGCAGTTGCGGGAACTTTGCCAGACGGGCGCACTGGAACGCACGCGCCTGGAACAGCGCCTACGAGATCAGCAAGAGCTACTGGATGAGCGCGCTGGCCGGCTAGCCTCGCTGGAGACGGAGCTTGAGCGGGTCCACGCCGCCCAATCGTATTCACAGCAGGTCAGCCAGGATCAGTACGAACACTCACGTCAGCACTATGAGACACGGATCCAGGGGCTACAGATCGAGTTAGCCCGCCTCACTCGCGAAAACGAACGGTTGCGCAGCGAATCCCGTAGTGCAGACACAGCCGTCCGAGAGGAGCCACCGAGATAA
- a CDS encoding thioredoxin family protein: MTAKRKVEVFSAGCPACSDVVALVQGLACPSCEVVVLDMHDIEVAKRAKALGVRSVPAVAINGQLADCCAGRGVDEHTLRAAGLGQP, encoded by the coding sequence ATGACTGCCAAGCGTAAAGTCGAAGTGTTTAGCGCGGGTTGTCCGGCCTGCTCGGACGTAGTGGCCTTGGTACAAGGCCTGGCCTGCCCGTCTTGCGAAGTCGTCGTACTCGACATGCATGACATCGAGGTGGCGAAACGCGCCAAGGCACTTGGGGTGCGCTCGGTGCCGGCTGTAGCGATCAATGGCCAACTCGCCGATTGCTGTGCTGGACGTGGCGTGGACGAGCATACCCTGCGCGCCGCCGGCCTCGGCCAGCCATGA
- a CDS encoding heavy metal response regulator transcription factor: MKLLIVEDEPKTGQYLRQGMAEAGLAADLAIDGQQGLALALTGGYDLIILDVMLPGLDGWQVLRNLREAGLQVPVLFLTARDAVEERVHGLELGADDYLIKPFAFAELLARVRTLLRRSSTSPQETCLELADLRLDLLSRKVERRGQRIDLTAKEFALLEFFLRRQGEVLPKTLIAAQVWDMHFDSETNVIEVAVRRLRAKLDDGFPTQLIHTVRGMGYVLEARED, translated from the coding sequence ATGAAACTATTGATAGTCGAAGACGAACCCAAGACCGGCCAGTATCTGCGCCAGGGCATGGCCGAAGCCGGTCTGGCTGCCGACCTTGCCATCGATGGCCAGCAAGGTCTGGCGCTGGCCCTGACCGGCGGCTACGACCTGATCATCCTCGATGTGATGTTGCCCGGCCTCGATGGCTGGCAGGTGCTGCGCAACCTGCGCGAAGCAGGGCTGCAAGTGCCGGTGCTGTTCCTCACCGCGCGAGACGCGGTGGAAGAACGTGTCCATGGCCTGGAGCTGGGCGCCGACGATTACCTGATCAAACCCTTTGCCTTCGCCGAACTGCTTGCCCGCGTGCGCACCCTGCTACGCCGAAGCAGCACCAGCCCGCAGGAAACCTGCCTTGAACTGGCCGACCTGCGCCTCGACCTCCTGAGCCGCAAGGTCGAACGCCGCGGTCAGCGAATCGACCTCACCGCCAAGGAATTCGCCCTGCTGGAATTCTTCCTGCGCCGCCAGGGCGAGGTACTACCCAAGACACTGATTGCCGCGCAAGTGTGGGACATGCACTTTGACAGCGAGACCAACGTCATCGAAGTCGCCGTACGCCGGCTGCGGGCCAAGCTGGATGATGGCTTCCCGACCCAGCTGATCCACACCGTGCGTGGCATGGGCTACGTGCTGGAGGCGCGGGAGGACTGA
- the tnpC gene encoding IS66 family transposase — translation MAASPNLDQMTPDQLRALAAQLMSQVDTLGRKVDTMGKKIQRIETVNEQLTHEIALLKRHKFAKRSEQLSPDQGSLLEDLLDTDIMAIEAELKAVNPTVAPAEPRQQPKRTPLPAQFPRTVIHHEPDTTQCACGCQLQRIGEDVSEKLDYTPGVFTVEQHVRGKWACRQCETLIQAPVPAQVIDKGIPTAGLLAHVMVAKFADHLPLYRQEKIFGRAGLAIARSTLAQWVGQTGVQLQPLVDALREAVLGQRVIHADETPVQMLAPGEKKTHRAYVWAYSTTPFADLKAVVYDFSPSRAGEHARNFLGQWNGKLVCDDFAGYKAGFEQGITEIGCMAHARRKFFDLHAANKSQLAEQALHAIGGLYEIERQARDMSDEERGRIRQEKASPILDALHDWMLAQRDRVPNGSATAKALDYSLKRWLALTRYVEDGAVPIDNNPVENQIRPWALGRSNWLFAGSLRSGKRAAAIMSLIQSARMNGHDPYAYLKDVLTRLPTQRASEIEKLLPHRWAPA, via the coding sequence ATGGCTGCCTCGCCCAATCTCGACCAGATGACCCCTGACCAACTGCGCGCACTGGCCGCGCAGTTGATGTCGCAAGTCGATACGCTGGGCCGGAAGGTCGATACGATGGGCAAGAAGATCCAGCGCATCGAAACGGTCAACGAACAGCTGACCCACGAGATCGCGCTGCTCAAGCGGCACAAGTTCGCCAAGCGCAGCGAGCAACTGAGCCCTGACCAGGGCAGCCTGCTGGAAGACCTGCTCGACACCGACATCATGGCCATCGAAGCCGAGCTGAAAGCCGTCAATCCTACGGTTGCCCCAGCCGAACCACGCCAACAGCCCAAGCGCACACCGCTGCCAGCGCAATTCCCGCGCACCGTGATCCATCACGAACCGGACACCACCCAGTGCGCCTGCGGCTGCCAGCTGCAACGCATCGGTGAAGACGTCAGCGAAAAGCTGGATTACACGCCGGGCGTGTTCACCGTCGAACAGCACGTACGTGGGAAATGGGCCTGTCGCCAGTGCGAAACACTGATCCAGGCACCAGTGCCGGCCCAGGTGATCGACAAGGGCATCCCCACCGCCGGCCTCCTGGCTCACGTGATGGTGGCCAAATTCGCCGACCACCTGCCGCTGTACCGGCAGGAAAAGATCTTCGGCCGTGCCGGCCTGGCTATCGCTCGTTCGACGCTGGCGCAGTGGGTCGGGCAAACCGGCGTGCAGCTCCAGCCGCTGGTCGATGCACTGCGCGAAGCCGTGCTGGGCCAACGCGTGATCCATGCTGACGAAACCCCGGTGCAAATGCTCGCGCCGGGCGAGAAGAAAACCCATCGGGCTTACGTCTGGGCCTACAGCACCACGCCCTTCGCCGATCTGAAAGCCGTGGTCTACGACTTCAGCCCCAGTCGTGCCGGCGAGCATGCGCGCAACTTCCTCGGCCAGTGGAATGGCAAGCTGGTCTGCGACGACTTCGCTGGCTACAAGGCCGGTTTCGAGCAAGGCATCACCGAAATCGGCTGCATGGCCCACGCCCGCCGCAAGTTCTTCGATCTTCACGCGGCGAACAAAAGCCAACTGGCCGAACAGGCACTGCACGCGATTGGCGGCTTGTACGAAATCGAACGGCAAGCACGGGACATGAGCGATGAAGAACGCGGGCGAATACGGCAGGAAAAAGCTTCGCCGATCCTCGACGCGCTGCATGACTGGATGCTGGCCCAGCGTGATCGGGTGCCCAACGGATCAGCAACGGCGAAAGCCTTGGATTACAGCCTCAAACGCTGGCTGGCACTGACTCGCTATGTCGAGGATGGTGCTGTGCCCATCGACAATAATCCGGTCGAGAACCAGATTCGGCCATGGGCGCTAGGCCGCTCGAACTGGTTGTTTGCCGGATCGCTACGCAGCGGAAAACGAGCGGCGGCGATCATGAGCCTGATCCAGTCGGCCCGCATGAACGGACATGATCCGTATGCCTATCTCAAAGATGTGCTGACACGACTGCCGACGCAGCGGGCGAGTGAGATCGAGAAATTGCTGCCGCATCGGTGGGCGCCTGCCTGA
- a CDS encoding heavy metal sensor histidine kinase, which produces MRGLSLTARLGLLFAACTAAVSLIAGVLFNRASEAHFIELDQQLLEGRLTAFRALIRDVDSPAALAPKLDALQAELRLHPDLALRLEGPDGRYWFSSADDLEAPGRGGLHDWQQDGTDYRVYSALLRPEEPHSPRLSLALDITHHQHFLERMQRLIWLTVGLSALATALLGAWAARSGLRPLHRMAEVTAGVSARSLTTRLPDDKVPQELVELVRAFNAMLARLDDAFQRLSAFSADIAHELRTPLSNLLTQTQVILSQERTTDDYREALHSNLEELQRLAQMVGDMLFLAKAEHGLLATQREPLELASELDALLEYFSPLAEDRQVSMSRSGEARLSADRGMLRRALSNLLDNALRFTPEGGRIQLDLTHDAFGLRLTVANSGQAIQAEMLPRLFDRFFRADPARREGREHAGLGLAITRSIVRAHGGEIRCESANGWTRFILEFPIP; this is translated from the coding sequence ATGCGAGGACTCTCCCTGACCGCCCGGCTGGGCCTGCTGTTCGCCGCCTGCACGGCGGCGGTATCGCTGATTGCCGGTGTGTTGTTCAACCGCGCCAGCGAAGCGCACTTCATCGAACTCGACCAGCAACTGCTGGAGGGCCGGCTGACGGCCTTCCGGGCGCTGATCCGCGATGTCGACAGCCCGGCTGCCCTGGCGCCGAAGCTCGACGCGCTACAGGCCGAACTGCGCCTGCACCCGGACCTTGCCCTGCGCCTGGAAGGCCCCGATGGCCGGTACTGGTTCAGCAGCGCCGACGACCTCGAGGCCCCTGGCCGAGGCGGACTCCACGACTGGCAGCAGGACGGCACAGACTACCGCGTCTACAGCGCGTTGCTTCGGCCGGAAGAGCCGCACTCGCCGCGCCTTTCCCTGGCCCTGGATATCACCCACCACCAGCACTTCCTCGAGCGCATGCAACGGCTGATCTGGCTCACCGTGGGGCTTTCCGCGCTGGCCACCGCCCTGCTCGGTGCCTGGGCGGCGCGCAGTGGCCTGCGCCCCCTGCACCGCATGGCCGAAGTGACCGCCGGCGTTTCCGCCCGCTCCCTCACCACGCGCCTGCCGGACGACAAGGTGCCCCAGGAACTGGTGGAGCTGGTGCGAGCCTTCAATGCCATGCTGGCGCGCCTGGATGATGCCTTTCAGCGCCTCTCGGCCTTTTCCGCCGACATCGCCCATGAGCTGCGCACGCCGCTGTCCAACCTGCTGACCCAGACCCAGGTGATTCTCAGCCAGGAGCGCACCACGGATGACTATCGCGAAGCCTTGCACTCCAACCTGGAAGAACTCCAGCGCCTGGCGCAGATGGTTGGCGACATGCTGTTCCTGGCCAAGGCCGAGCACGGGCTGCTGGCGACCCAACGCGAGCCGCTGGAGCTGGCCAGCGAACTGGATGCCCTGCTGGAGTATTTCAGCCCACTGGCCGAGGACCGCCAGGTATCCATGAGCCGTAGTGGCGAAGCACGCTTGAGTGCCGACCGCGGCATGCTCCGCCGCGCCTTGTCCAACCTGCTGGACAACGCCCTGCGCTTCACCCCTGAAGGTGGCCGCATCCAGCTGGACCTGACCCACGATGCCTTCGGTCTGCGCCTGACCGTAGCCAACAGCGGCCAGGCCATTCAAGCAGAGATGCTGCCCCGGCTGTTCGACCGTTTCTTCCGCGCCGACCCCGCCCGGCGCGAAGGCCGCGAACATGCCGGACTGGGCCTGGCCATCACGCGCTCGATCGTACGCGCCCACGGTGGCGAGATCCGCTGCGAATCCGCCAACGGCTGGACGCGCTTCATCCTCGAATTTCCCATCCCCTGA
- a CDS encoding undecaprenyl-diphosphate phosphatase gives MDLWTALQVIILGIVEGLTEFLPISSTGHQIVVADLLGFTGERAIAFNIIIQLAAILAVVWEYRRKIFDVVVGLPTQRSAQRFTVNLLVAFFPAVILGVAFADLIHHYLFNPITVASALVVGGVIMLWAEQRPHQVQAEAVDDMSWRHALKVGCCQCLALVPGTSRSGATIIGGLLFGLSRKAATEFSFFLAMPTMVGAAVYSGYKYRDLFQPSDLPVFALGFVVSFIFAMIAVRSLLKFIGSHSYAAFAWYRIGFGLLILATWQFSMIDWSTAQG, from the coding sequence ATGGATTTGTGGACGGCCTTGCAGGTCATCATCCTGGGCATTGTCGAAGGACTGACGGAGTTCCTGCCGATCTCCAGTACCGGCCACCAGATCGTGGTTGCGGATTTGTTGGGCTTCACCGGCGAGCGCGCCATCGCCTTCAACATCATCATCCAGCTGGCAGCCATTCTCGCTGTGGTCTGGGAGTATCGCCGGAAGATTTTCGACGTTGTGGTCGGCTTGCCGACCCAGCGCAGCGCCCAGCGCTTCACCGTCAATCTGCTGGTGGCATTCTTCCCGGCGGTGATCCTGGGCGTCGCCTTCGCCGATCTCATCCATCACTACCTGTTCAACCCGATCACCGTGGCCAGCGCCTTGGTGGTGGGCGGTGTGATCATGCTCTGGGCTGAGCAGCGCCCGCACCAGGTGCAGGCGGAGGCGGTCGACGACATGAGCTGGCGCCATGCCCTCAAGGTGGGATGCTGCCAGTGCCTGGCGCTGGTGCCGGGGACCTCGCGCTCCGGTGCGACCATTATCGGCGGCCTGCTGTTCGGCCTGTCGCGCAAGGCAGCCACGGAGTTTTCCTTCTTCCTCGCCATGCCCACCATGGTCGGCGCGGCGGTCTACTCGGGCTACAAGTACCGCGACCTGTTCCAGCCCAGCGACCTGCCGGTGTTCGCCCTGGGCTTCGTGGTGTCGTTCATTTTCGCGATGATCGCGGTGCGCAGCCTGCTGAAGTTCATCGGTAGCCACAGCTACGCGGCTTTCGCCTGGTACCGCATCGGCTTCGGCTTGCTGATCCTGGCAACCTGGCAGTTCAGCATGATCGACTGGTCCACTGCCCAGGGCTGA
- a CDS encoding heavy metal-responsive transcriptional regulator: MLTIGKLAQAGEISPDALRYYEREGLLAPSTKTESGYRLYGEEAVRRVRFIQRAQQCGFTLAEIRELLHLRQSDGACCNDVRQHVIEKKLQLAAKIRAMQAMSAALDRLLADCVDGTKSVDDCPILAAFEQIDLDAEGPP, encoded by the coding sequence ATGCTGACCATCGGCAAGCTGGCTCAGGCGGGCGAGATAAGCCCTGACGCACTGCGCTACTACGAGCGGGAGGGGCTGCTGGCTCCCTCGACCAAAACCGAGAGTGGCTACCGTCTCTACGGTGAGGAGGCAGTGCGCCGCGTCCGCTTCATCCAGCGCGCCCAGCAGTGCGGCTTTACTCTCGCGGAAATCCGCGAGCTGCTGCACCTGCGCCAAAGTGACGGAGCCTGCTGTAACGACGTGCGACAGCATGTGATCGAGAAGAAACTCCAGCTCGCCGCCAAGATTCGGGCGATGCAGGCCATGTCCGCCGCACTCGACCGACTGCTGGCCGACTGCGTCGACGGGACGAAATCGGTCGATGATTGCCCGATCCTGGCGGCCTTTGAGCAGATAGATCTCGACGCGGAGGGCCCGCCATGA
- a CDS encoding transposase family protein, protein MNKQFEIHTGERYRYYGKPYEVQDIRNNRIQLRSINNSRTIIFQSYERLQISHQKGNFIKFQEAPFSQDDAQILESLSEKNKQKLKRIHFYVKSLLDEFDGHLPRKASLEFINKLASEINDPHPFGYTTLYKRLKAYKASNRNLFSLLDPIRQRRNRIERWNLEIRELLNHYLDLFYLRAPHTPMSDVIAAVIESAQENNERRPIWDQIKIPSISTLYRIIKEIDPLEIKLKQKGRTTATRQHKFSRKYNEPLRLYEQSEDDSHTFDTVAVDKFGRVIGRPHTTGVLIVAARYVLGYDLSFNAPSHAKTVRALKHSLRNDRKYTGLADRYILDNGPDFESVQIRERFYQLGAEVTYCAPYVFEEKPHIESWFKILVIQFSHQLAGTTFSNIKERGEYDSETEATYTLDQLRELFDAYLENYHNQPHRSLNNLSPNQVMEQMQAEQLPPRRYSPEQLDSLFRSQTSSCVVNGRVTYKYLQWTGPGVARIGSFLKKGQEALIYYDESELGQVTVCHPTKPGLSCVADAVDPDYQCGLTMYTHDQVRKKLKEAAKEFSIREAIQARMALLIKISQGNSKHDRKQNAIQEDFERVRTAKNLPPLAEEKIVHENTAPIPLVNSPPSPPDNTVVEVAHAPNRPRNN, encoded by the coding sequence ATGAATAAACAATTCGAGATACATACCGGAGAGCGCTATCGCTATTACGGAAAACCATATGAAGTGCAAGATATTCGAAATAATCGCATTCAACTCAGGAGCATCAACAACTCAAGAACCATCATATTCCAAAGCTATGAACGGCTACAAATCTCGCACCAAAAGGGGAACTTCATAAAATTCCAAGAGGCGCCCTTCTCCCAGGACGACGCACAAATCTTGGAGTCGCTCTCCGAGAAAAACAAGCAAAAACTTAAACGAATTCATTTCTATGTCAAATCTCTATTAGATGAATTCGATGGACATTTACCCAGAAAAGCGTCATTAGAATTCATTAATAAACTCGCCAGCGAAATTAATGATCCTCATCCATTTGGCTACACCACACTCTACAAACGCCTAAAAGCCTATAAGGCTTCCAATAGAAACCTCTTCTCCTTATTAGACCCTATACGCCAAAGAAGGAATAGAATTGAGCGCTGGAACCTTGAAATAAGAGAACTATTGAATCATTACCTAGACCTATTCTACCTACGCGCACCACACACTCCAATGTCAGACGTAATTGCAGCCGTCATTGAATCAGCCCAAGAGAATAATGAACGACGGCCAATTTGGGACCAAATAAAGATCCCATCTATCAGCACGCTCTATAGAATTATTAAGGAAATTGATCCACTAGAGATAAAACTCAAACAAAAAGGTCGCACCACAGCGACACGTCAACACAAGTTCAGTAGAAAATACAATGAACCTCTCAGGCTTTATGAACAATCAGAAGATGACAGCCACACCTTTGACACAGTAGCTGTCGATAAGTTTGGGCGAGTAATCGGACGACCACATACTACAGGAGTACTGATAGTCGCCGCCCGCTACGTCCTTGGGTATGACCTGTCATTTAATGCCCCCTCTCACGCGAAAACGGTCCGCGCACTGAAACACTCGCTTCGCAATGATCGGAAGTATACCGGCCTTGCCGATCGCTACATCCTCGACAACGGACCAGATTTCGAGTCCGTCCAAATTAGAGAACGTTTTTATCAGCTTGGAGCTGAAGTCACTTACTGTGCACCTTATGTATTCGAAGAAAAACCCCACATCGAAAGCTGGTTCAAAATTCTGGTCATCCAATTCTCCCATCAACTTGCAGGAACCACCTTTTCCAATATCAAAGAACGCGGCGAGTATGACTCAGAAACCGAGGCAACCTATACACTTGACCAACTTAGAGAGCTCTTCGACGCTTATCTAGAAAATTACCACAATCAACCCCATAGATCCTTAAACAACCTATCACCAAACCAAGTAATGGAACAAATGCAAGCTGAGCAACTCCCACCACGCAGGTATTCACCAGAACAACTAGACAGCCTCTTCCGCTCTCAAACATCATCTTGCGTTGTCAATGGTAGAGTGACGTACAAATACCTGCAGTGGACAGGCCCTGGCGTTGCAAGAATCGGTTCATTTCTGAAAAAAGGTCAGGAGGCATTAATCTATTACGACGAAAGCGAACTTGGTCAAGTTACGGTCTGCCACCCAACCAAACCAGGGCTTAGTTGCGTTGCCGACGCGGTAGATCCCGACTACCAGTGCGGATTAACTATGTACACTCACGATCAAGTCCGCAAAAAATTGAAAGAGGCCGCAAAAGAATTCTCTATCCGAGAAGCCATACAAGCACGAATGGCATTGCTCATTAAAATCTCACAAGGAAATTCGAAGCACGACAGAAAACAAAATGCCATTCAGGAAGATTTCGAACGCGTAAGAACCGCCAAAAACCTTCCACCCTTAGCGGAAGAAAAAATCGTTCATGAAAACACTGCACCCATTCCCCTAGTAAATTCCCCTCCCTCCCCACCAGACAACACTGTCGTGGAGGTAGCCCATGCCCCTAACCGCCCCAGAAATAATTGA